The genomic region atccaaatcaagcttcttacaaagtgattcatcctggtttgattggaacgacgaagaagctgtgctattcccaaactgggaaactggaatcacctgatttgaaagtgggataacttcttcatcccaactcctatgaaatttattcaacttcctggtgattctccaccactttatgtatccaattcaagcttttcacaaagtgattcatcctggtttgattggaacgacgaagaagctgtgctattcccaaactgggaaactggaatcacctgatttgaaagtgggataacttcttcatgccaactcctatgggatttattcaatttcctggtgattctccaccactttatgtatccaaatcaagcttcttttaaagtgattcatcctggtttgattggaacgacgaagaagctgtgctattcccaaactgggaaactggaatcacctgatttgaaagtgggataacttcttcatgccaactcctatgagatttattcaacttcctggtgattctccaccactttatgtatccaaatcaagcttttacaaagtgattcatcctggtttgattggaacgacgaagaagctgtgctattcccaaactgggaaactggaatcacctgatttgaaagtgggataacttcttcatgccaactcctatgagatttattcaacttcctggtgattctccaccactttatgtatccaaatcaagcttcttacaaagtgattcatcctggtttgattggaacgacgaagaagctgtgctattcccaaactgggaaactggaatcacctgatttgaaagtgggataacttcttcatgccaactcctatgagatttattcaacttcctggtgattctccaccactttatgtatccaaatcaagcttttcacaaagtgattcatcctggtttgattggaacgacgaagaagctgtgctattcccaaactgggaaactggaatcacctgatttgaaagtgggataacttcttcatgccaactcctatgagatttattcaacttcctggtgattctccaccactttatgtatccaaatcaagctttcacaaagtgattcatcctggttgattggaacgaagacgaagaagctgtgctttcccaaactgggaaactggaatcacctgatttgaaagtgggataacttcttcatgccaactcctatgagatttattcaacttcctggtgattctccaccactttatgtatccaaatcaagcttttcacaaagtgattcatcctggtttgattggaacgacgaagaagctgtgctattcccaaactgggaaactggaatcacctgatttgaaagtgggataacttcttcatgccaactcctatgagatttattcaacttcctggtgattctccaccactttatgtatccaaatcaagcttttcacaaagtgattcatcctggtttgattggaacgacgaagaagctgtgctattcccaaactgggaaactggaatcacctgatttgaaagtgggataacttcttcatgccaactcctatgagatttattcaacttcctggtgattctccaccactttatgtatccaaatcaagcttcttacaaagtgattcatcctggtttgattggaacgacgaagaagctgtgctattcccaaactgggaaactggaatcacctgatttgaaagtgggataacttcttcatgccaactcctatgagatttattcaacttcctggtgattctccaccactttatgtatccaaatcaagcttcttacaaagtgattcatcctggtttgattggaacgacgaagaagctgtgctattcccaaactgggaaactggaatcacctgatttgaaagtgggataacttcttcatgccaactcctatgagatttattcaacttcctggtgattctccaccactttatgtatccaaatcaagctttcacaaagtgattcatcctggtttgattggaacgacgaagaagctgtgctattcccaaactgggaaactggaatcacctgatttgaaagtgggataacttcttcatgccaactcctatgagatttattcaacttcctggtgattctccaccactttatgtatccaaatcaagcttcttacaaagtgattcatcctggtttgattggaacgacgaagaagctgtgctattcccaaactgggaaactggaatcacctgatttgaaagggataacttcttcatgccaactcctatgagatttattcaacttcctggtgattctccaccactttatgtatccaaatcaagcttcttacaaagtgattcatcctggtttgattggaacgacgaagaagctgtgctattcccaaactgggaaactggaatcacctgatttgaaagtgggataacttcttcatgccaactcctatgagatttattcaacttcctggtgattctccaccactttatgtatccaaatcaagcttcttacaaagtgattcatcctggtttgattggaacgacgaagaagctgtgctattcccaaactgggaaactggaatcacctgatttgaaagtgggataacttcttcatgccaactcctatgagatttattcaacttcctggtgattctccaccactttatgtatccaaatcaagcttcttacaaagtgattcatcctggtttgattggaacgacgaagaagctgtgctattcccaaactgggaaactggaatcacctgatttgaaagtgggataacttcttcatgccaactcctatgagatttattcaacttcctggtgattctccaccactttatgtatccaaatcaagcttttcacaaagtgattcatcctggtttgattggaacgacgaagaagctgtgctattcccaaatgggaaactggaatcacctgatttgaaagtgggataacttcttcatgccaactcctatgagatttattcaacttcctggtgattctccaccactttatgtatccaaatcaagcttttcacaaagtgattcatcctggtttgattggaacgacgaagaagctgtgtattcccaaactgggaaactggaatcacctgatttgaaagtgggataacttcttcatgccaactcctatgagatttattcaacttcctggtgattctccaccactttatgtatccaaatcaagcttttcacaagtgattcatcctggtttgattggaacgacgaagaagctgctgtgctattcccaaactgggaaactggaatcacctgatttgaaagtgggataacttcttcatgccaactcctatgagatttattcaacttcctggtgattctccacactttatgtatccaaatcaagcttcttacaaagtgattcatcctggtttgattggaacgacgaagaagctgtgctattcccaaactgggaaactggaatcacctgatttgaaagtgggataacttcttcatgccaactcctatgagatttattcaacttcctggtgattctccaccactttatgtatccaaatcaagcttcttacaaagtgattcatcctggtttgattggaacgacgaagaagctgtgctattcccaaactgggaaactggaatcacctgatttgaaagtgggataacttcttcatgccaactcctatgagatttattcaacttcctggtgattctccaccactttatgtatccaaatcaagctttcacaaagtgattcatcctggtttgattggaacgacgaagaagctgtgctattcccaaactgggaaactggaatcacctgatttgaaagtgggataacttcttcatgccaactcctatgagatttattcaacttcctggtgattctccaccactttatgtatccaaatcaagcttcttacaaagagattcatcctggtttgattggaacgacgaagaagctgtgctattcccaaactgggaaactggaatcacctgatttgaaagtgggataacttcttcatgccaactcctatgagatttatttattctaaaccAACAAGCAAAATAGTTCTTAACAAAAACAAGCATACTCCGATCCATAATTGTATTGAGAATACTCGATCGAGTACATTTAAACATACAGAATCTTATCATTGGCCAAGCCACTGTGCTGCCCACAGCATCTGATATGTCTTCCAGAAAAGAGTTTGGTCTCCATAGAGATGCATCTTCAATCAAGGCCACTTCAACCCAGACCCGACTTGCATTGGGACCTAACGGGACGTGATGGACTAAACACAATGGATCAGTACTACTTACTCTGCCTTCTGCGACTTTCCGTCCTGAGTTGTTGTGGTCCAACAAGATGCACTTCTTTTTACCTGAACCTGAACGGGTGGAACTAGTGCTGCCACTTGGACTCTACAAGCACAACAAATACATCACACCAACTACATCTAAATAAGTTTGTAAAAGAGAGAAGTTTGTAAATTTACCAATGAAGGCCTTCTGACACTAGCTTCCCCTTCATCTTCAGGAACTTTAATTACTGATACATTATGGAGCGGCCATGCGATCTTTTCATTAACAGCATCACTCATTGTTGTCATGTCACTTGTTGGCCTCCATAGAAAAGCTTTCCATTAATCTTAGCAACTCTCATAACTACAGCATTCGGACCCAAAGGAACATTGTTCACCATCTCATATGGGTCAGTCGAACCCATAAAACCTTCAGCGATTACCTCGACGCCCTTAACCCAATCGTAGATCTTGCACCTTTCAAGATCATCTACGGTAGTATTCTATATTGACAATGCATATGGTTAGTATCATGTTGAATTTTATAATACAAACGTAAGTATACGTGCTAATGGAATGACCTTTGATCTTAACACATCCGAGGAAACTGGATGGTTGTTCGATGCACTATCTAGTATCAGTTTATCAATTGGCCATGGAATTTTGCATCCCGCTGCTTCCTGAAGATTACGCACATCCGTAGTTGGCCTCCAAACAGATGCCTTCGGGTTTGATACCGACTTTACAACAACCGCCGCGGCGTTAGGACCAATCGGAATACGACCAATCTTGTATGTACCTTCAGCAGAGCAGAATTCTCCTTCAGCGACAACAACATCTTTTGACTCACACCAATCAAGTAGTTGAACTCTAGTTCCTTCTTTGTATACATAACTAGCCTCAGATGGAGAAACACAATCATCATTGTTTTtctgtaaaaacataaaatgaatCATTGATTTTATATCAATCAAGGAAATTCTACATTATATAACCAGttaaaactaaagaaaattCACCTTATTTCCAGCTAAGTCACGGACCAGAATCTtcaagtctttaatctcgcttTCCAAGTCGGCAAGTTTGGAGTCTCTAGCTGACAAGAATGCTAGTTTCGTAGCAGTAATCCCTCTTCCCAACCCTCTGACTCGTCCAGGTTTGTCTACTCCCAACACTTGACTAACAGCATCTTCTTTTATATTAACACTGGATGTGGAGTCCATTTGACTATCAagtgaaattattttttcctgAGACAAACACAATATAAGTTATGGTCCTTTTCAATACCAAAAAGAGTAACTTAATTAATCAGACAATGAAACCTTACAATGGTTTCAGCAAACTCAGGTCTAACAGGTCTACCATCAGAGTGAGTGTGTCCTGCTATCCAGACCTTGCTCCGGCTAATCTTCTTAGggtcttcactcttttttttctacaaGAGTGATATATTGTTTTACTTATCAGTTTGTTCTATCTTCAgatataatataattacataCTGTTACTTACCATTTCACAAGCTAGACGATTCATTCCTCTACGACTAGTGGTGTGAGGAATCTGAGCTCTCCTTAGTGCTCTGTACTTTTCACTCTTTGCCtacaatattattaaatcaaatttgatcAATCAAATCTCCGAAGTAAACACTTAAAAACCAAATGCTCTGTATATTTCACCTTGAACACAGACGAAGTCCTACTCTTAACCCAAGCGCTCCAAACCTGAACAGATCGAATGTTGCTTGGTTTCAGTGCTGCTCTCTCTGTGGAGCTTTTTGCATTTCGCAGTTGTGATACAAGCCTTGACTTTCCAGATCTCCACAAACAGCCCATCTGTTTGAAGACTGAATCTTTTTGCCACTCTTCTTTCAAATCAAACCTCGCCTGCTGCAGTAATGTATGCAAATGCCACACATTATAATCCTTACAAAGACATTATACAATAGACTTAAGGGCATATATATACCTGAATTTCCTCCCATAATGTGTCCTTTGTCTGCTTATcaagattcctccaatcatcaAGAAGTACAGTCACATGTTCGCGTACAAGGGGTCCAAGGAACGATGAAAGTGTCACTGATCCAGGACCTACATGTTCGCCAAGCTCAGTGAATGACACAGAAACCTTCTCTTGATGATCCTTGGCCACTTTACGCATCTTTGTGGgtcctcttttcttcttttgttttccaTCAGATGGCGATGCTTCTGCTCCTGAAATGCCATTCTCAGTTTCAATGTCAGCTTCTCTCGGCTGAGAAGGTTCTTGAGTAACTCCATTCTCAGGTTCCATGTCAGCTTCTCTCGACTGAGAAGGTTCTTGAGTAAATCCATTCTCAGGTTCCATGTCAGCTTCTCTCGGCTGAGAAGGTTCTTGAGTAACTCCATTTTCAGCTTCCATGTCAGCTTCTCTCGGCTGAGAAGGTTCTTCAGTAACTCCATTCTCAGACTGAGACTGTTCTTCAGCAATGACATTCTCAACTTCAATTTCCACATGTGgatcatcaccatcaccatcaccatccgCCTCATTAACATCTTCAGAAACCTTTGTCGGGACTTCGTCAGCACTTTCTTGCCTTATCTcaatgttttcttcttcaataGCAACTTCTTTCCCTTATTTAACTTACGCATTTTCGTACTCTTTCTGGTTATCTCAATGAACTCTGTTTCTGCTTCCAGACCTTGGGAACGTCTGCTTCTTCTAACCATTCCTCCTCGTGTCTTCGGCCCCATGTTAATTTGTtcctaaaaaaatcatttttgagaTCTATTGAGATAATAAGCAATCGATTAATTTTCATGATTGTAGATTGTAAAAATGGAAGACGATCGATACATATCTATTGAGATAATAAGCAATCGATTATTATCATGATGATGCATGCAAGTTAAAGAAGACAGAGATCAAAGAAGACAAACCTGAGatcgaagaagacaaagaagacagAGATCGATGAAGACAAAGAAGACAGAGATCGATGATTCCGAAGGGGTCTCACGAAGAACACTTGGGAGAGAAAATGCAGAGACgatattcttttgttttaatgaaaaAGTACTAAATATTCTTTGCTTTGGTCAAAGATATATTTCCCACAAAATTTATCATTCGcgggttttaataaaaaaataagcggTCGAGGATACCATAACGATTATTCTTTCTCAGTGCTATAATCTAAAGATCAAAATCCCAAAAACATGCGCGCTTGCAAATTTCATTTTGCCGCTCCAGATATAATAGCTTTTTACTTAAAGAAACGCTATTATATTTCTAGCCACAAACATACAATAGCACAAACTTCTTTTTTCACAATACTTCTTATTTTTAGTGTTTAGTTTTCTTTCCGTATATACATTGCTATTAAAACCCTTATTTCATGTAGTGACTtttagtatccaaatcaagcttttacaaagttcatcctggtttgattggaacgacgaagaagctgtgctatcccaactcggaaactggaatcacctgatttgaaagtggataattcatcccaactcctatgagatttattaaacttcctggtgattctccaccactttatgtatccaaatcaagcttttcacaaagtgattcatcctggtttgattggaacgacgaagaagctgtgctattcccaaacttgaaaactggaatcacctgatttgaaagtgggataacttcttcatgcccaactcctatgagatttattcaacttcctggtgattctccaccactttatgtatcaaatcaagcttttcacaaagtgatttatCCGGGTTTGATTGGagcgatgaagaagctgtgttattcccaaacttgaaaactggaatcacctgatttgaaagtgggataacttcttcatgccaactcctatgagattattaaacttcctggtgattctacaccactttatgtatccaaatcaagcttcttacaagtgattatcctggtttgattggaacgacgaagaagctgtgctattcccaaactgggaaactggaatcacctgatttgaaagtgggataactttttcatcccaactcctatgagatttattaaacttcctggtgattttccaccactttatgtatccaaatcaagctttctacacagagattcatcctggtttgattggaacgacgaagaagctgtgctattcccaaactgggaaactggaatcacctgatttgaaagtgggataacttcttcatgccaactcctatgagatttattcaacttcctggtgattctccaccactttatgtatccaaatcaagcttcttacaaagagattcatcctggtttgattagaacgacgaagaagctgtgctattcccaaactgggaaactggaatcacctgatttgaaagtgggataacttcttcatgccaactccaatgagatttattcaacttcatggtgattctccaccactttatgtatccaaatcagcttcttacaagtgattcatcctggtttgattagaacgacgaagaagctgtgctattcccaaactgggaaactggaatcaactgatttgaaagtgggataacttctttatcccaactcctatgagatttattaaacttcctggtgattctccaccactttatgtatccaaatcaagcttttcacaaagtgattcatcctggtttgattggaacgacgaagaagctgtgctattcccaaacaaggaaactggaatcacctgatttaaaagtgggataacttcttcatgccaactcctatgagatttattcaacttcctggtgattctccaccactttatgtatccaaatcaagctttcacaaagtgattcatcctggtttgattaaaacgacgaagaagctgtgcttttcccaaactgggaaactggaatcacctgatttgaaagtgggataacttcttcatgccaactcctatgagatttattcaacttcctggtgattctccaccactttatgtatccaaatcaagcttttcacaaagtgattcatcctggtttgattaaaacgacgaagaagctgtgcttttcccaaactgggaaactggaaacacctgatttgaaagtgggataacttcttcatgccaactcctatgagatttattcaacttcctggtgattctccaccactttatgtatccaaatcaagcttcttacaaagtaattcatcctggtttgattagaacgacgaagaagctgtgctattcccaaactgggaaactggaatcactgatttgaaagtgggataacttcttcatcccaactcctatgagattattaaacttcctggggATTCTcccactttatatatccaaatcaagcttttcacaaagtgattcatcctggtttgattggaacgacgaagaagctgtgctattcccaaactgggaaactggaatcaccttattaaaagtgggataacttcttcatgccaactcctatgagatttattcaacttcctggtgattctccaccactttatgtatccaaatcaagcttttcacaaagtgattcatcctggtttgattagaacgacgaagaagctgtgcttttcccaaactaggaaactggaatcacctgatttgaagtgggataacttcttcatgccaactcctatgagatttattcaacttcctggtgaatcgccaccactttatgtatccaaatcaagcttcttacaaagtgattcatcctggtttgattggaacgacgaagaagctgtgctattcccaaactgggaaactggaatcacctgatttgaatgtgggataacttcttcatgccaactcctatgagatttattaaacttctgGTGATCCCACCACTTTattatgattttagagaataagaaaggtattgagaagtctaagagagattcaagagagattagagtgtttaagagaaagtgtatgagattatcatgatgaactaaagagagagactcataaactcGTGTTATTATtcatcaagacagagttt from Brassica napus cultivar Da-Ae unplaced genomic scaffold, Da-Ae ScsIHWf_1643;HRSCAF=2264, whole genome shotgun sequence harbors:
- the LOC125598168 gene encoding uncharacterized protein LOC125598168 codes for the protein MEAENGVTQEPSQPREADMEPENGFTQEPSQSREADMEPENGVTQEPSQPREADIETENGISGAEASPSDGKQKKKRGPTKMRKVAKDHQEKVSVSFTELGEHVGPGSVTLSSFLGPLVREHVTVLLDDWRNLDKQTKDTLWEEIQARFDLKEEWQKDSVFKQMGCLWRSGKSRLVSQLRNAKSSTERAALKPSNIRSVQVWSAWVKSRTSSVFKAKSEKYRALRRAQIPHTTSRRGMNRLACEMKKKSEDPKKISRSKVWIAGHTHSDGRPVRPEFAETIEKIISLDSQMDSTSSVNIKEDAVSQVLGVDKPGRVRGLGRGITATKLAFLSARDSKLADLESEIKDLKILVRDLAGNKKNNDDCVSPSEASYVYKEGTRVQLLDWCESKDVVVAEGEFCSAEGTYKIGRIPIGPNAAAVVVKSVSNPKASVWRPTTDVRNLQEAAGCKIPWPIDKLILDSASNNHPVSSDVLRSKNTTVDDLERCKIYDWVKGVEVIAEGFMGSTDPYEMVNNVPLGPNAVVMRVAKINGKLFYGGQQVT